The following proteins come from a genomic window of Sphingosinicella flava:
- the panB gene encoding 3-methyl-2-oxobutanoate hydroxymethyltransferase codes for MSTTYTLDTSTSRANPTPAPMKRLTVPKIQGMKGGEPIVMLTAYTARMAQLLDPHCDILLVGDSLAQVIYGLPSTVPVTLDMMCAHGAAVVRGSWHSVVVIDMPFGSYEASPAQAFESAARILKETGAAAVKLEGGEAMAETIAFLTARGIPVMAHVGLTPQAVNALGGYAARGKSEAEAAKILADARAVADAGAFAVVLEGVMEEIAVEATKSVACPTIGIGASAQCDGQVLVIDDMLGMFERTPRFVKKFDDLAGRITSAAEAYAADVRARTFPTEAQIYRRK; via the coding sequence ATGTCCACGACCTACACGCTCGACACCTCCACCAGCCGCGCCAATCCGACGCCAGCGCCAATGAAGCGGCTGACCGTTCCCAAGATACAGGGCATGAAGGGCGGCGAGCCGATCGTCATGCTCACAGCCTATACGGCGCGCATGGCGCAATTGCTCGACCCGCATTGCGACATATTGCTGGTCGGCGACAGTCTGGCCCAGGTGATTTACGGCCTGCCCTCAACGGTGCCGGTGACGCTCGACATGATGTGCGCGCATGGCGCCGCCGTGGTGCGGGGGTCGTGGCACAGCGTCGTGGTGATCGACATGCCGTTCGGTTCCTATGAAGCAAGCCCGGCACAAGCCTTCGAAAGCGCCGCCCGCATCCTGAAGGAAACCGGTGCGGCGGCGGTGAAACTGGAAGGCGGCGAGGCGATGGCGGAGACGATCGCTTTCCTCACCGCGCGCGGCATTCCGGTGATGGCCCATGTCGGTCTCACCCCGCAGGCGGTGAACGCATTGGGCGGCTATGCCGCGCGCGGCAAGAGCGAAGCGGAGGCGGCGAAGATCCTCGCCGACGCCCGCGCCGTCGCCGATGCCGGCGCTTTCGCCGTCGTGCTGGAAGGCGTGATGGAGGAAATCGCGGTCGAAGCGACTAAATCTGTTGCCTGCCCCACGATCGGTATCGGCGCGTCGGCGCAGTGCGATGGCCAGGTGCTCGTGATCGACGACATGCTCGGCATGTTCGAGCGGACGCCGCGTTTCGTGAAGAAGTTCGACGATCTGGCGGGTCGCATTACTTCGGCGGCGGAAGCCTACGCGGCCGATGTCAGGGCGCGAACCTTTCCCACCGAGGCGCAGATCTACCGGCGCAAGTGA
- a CDS encoding Hpt domain-containing protein codes for MNNNGEAIVDWALFSRTRTELGASFVRILGYFQEDGEKAVARIEDGMHRRDATALILPAHTLKTEARQFGAEPIGALAEKIEFAGRRAVENRLFPDEILPAVVQLRRLFDETMALFAAEMNPLAQRRPAFGRAGTNQEFGRI; via the coding sequence TTGAACAATAACGGCGAAGCCATTGTGGATTGGGCGCTTTTTTCGCGCACCCGCACTGAGCTTGGCGCGAGCTTCGTGCGAATCCTCGGCTATTTCCAGGAAGATGGTGAAAAGGCCGTGGCCCGGATCGAGGACGGCATGCACCGCCGGGACGCGACAGCGCTTATCCTCCCCGCCCACACGCTGAAGACCGAGGCGCGGCAGTTCGGCGCGGAGCCGATCGGCGCGCTCGCCGAAAAGATCGAGTTTGCGGGACGCCGCGCGGTGGAAAATCGGCTGTTTCCCGACGAAATCCTGCCTGCGGTCGTGCAGCTCCGCCGCCTGTTCGACGAAACGATGGCGCTCTTCGCGGCGGAAATGAATCCGCTTGCCCAGCGCCGCCCGGCCTTCGGCCGCGCCGGAACCAATCAGGAATTCGGGCGGATTTAA
- a CDS encoding DUF418 domain-containing protein yields the protein MEARLPLERIPTLDILRGIAVMGILAMNIPAFAMPEAAYTSPAAYGGSEGLDLFAWIASFILFDGKMRGFFGLLFGASMLLVIDRAEARGENGAAVHLRRMAWLLVIGLAHFYLFWWGDILSLYALAGTAAFLLHRLPAKWMIAAIVLLLGWQGVKMGMTSARFLAAESRAEAPGASADAVARWQRMDGSFRPPADRIAADLALHRSGYGTLVHDRVANRTWEPFTGFLFIGAETVAYMLIGMLGLRSGFLIGAWTAEAYRRVAFWGLALGGGGFMALAALDVASGFNTATVAAVQFSGTQVPRLLMIFGYAALFILLARKGGWLIGRIAAAGRMALSNYLGATLVLTPIFYGYGLGLYGHLDRAALYPIVFATWILMLLWSQPWLARHRYGPFEWLWRSLARGRAQPMRLSAQIA from the coding sequence ATGGAAGCGCGGCTGCCACTGGAACGCATCCCGACCCTCGACATCTTGCGTGGCATCGCCGTCATGGGCATTCTCGCGATGAACATTCCGGCCTTCGCGATGCCGGAGGCGGCTTATACCAGCCCCGCCGCTTATGGCGGCTCCGAAGGCCTCGACCTGTTCGCCTGGATCGCGAGCTTCATTCTTTTCGACGGCAAGATGCGCGGCTTTTTCGGCTTGCTTTTCGGCGCGAGCATGCTGCTCGTGATCGATCGGGCGGAGGCGCGAGGGGAAAATGGCGCGGCCGTCCACCTGCGCCGCATGGCCTGGCTCCTCGTCATCGGTCTCGCCCATTTCTATCTCTTTTGGTGGGGCGACATTCTCTCGCTCTACGCCCTGGCGGGCACCGCCGCCTTCCTGCTCCACCGCTTGCCGGCCAAGTGGATGATCGCCGCCATTGTCCTGCTGCTTGGCTGGCAAGGCGTGAAGATGGGCATGACCTCGGCTCGCTTCCTCGCCGCGGAAAGCCGGGCGGAAGCGCCGGGCGCCTCCGCCGACGCCGTCGCCCGCTGGCAGCGCATGGATGGCAGCTTCCGTCCGCCCGCGGACCGGATCGCGGCCGATCTCGCGCTCCACCGTTCGGGTTACGGCACGCTCGTTCACGACCGCGTGGCGAACCGGACATGGGAGCCCTTTACCGGCTTCCTCTTCATCGGCGCCGAGACGGTCGCTTACATGCTGATCGGCATGCTGGGCTTGCGCAGCGGATTCCTGATCGGGGCCTGGACGGCGGAGGCCTATCGCCGCGTCGCTTTTTGGGGCCTGGCGCTAGGCGGGGGCGGCTTCATGGCGCTTGCGGCTCTGGACGTGGCGTCCGGTTTCAACACCGCCACGGTCGCCGCGGTGCAATTCAGCGGGACGCAGGTGCCGCGCCTTCTGATGATCTTCGGCTATGCCGCCTTGTTCATCCTCCTCGCCCGCAAAGGCGGATGGCTGATCGGGCGCATCGCCGCAGCCGGGCGGATGGCGCTCTCCAATTATCTCGGCGCCACCTTGGTTCTTACGCCGATATTCTACGGCTACGGTCTCGGCCTCTACGGGCATCTCGACCGGGCGGCGCTTTATCCCATCGTGTTCGCGACTTGGATCTTGATGCTGCTTTGGTCGCAGCCATGGCTGGCGCGGCACCGTTACGGCCCGTTCGAATGGCTGTGGCGCAGCCTCGCGCGCGGGCGGGCCCAGCCGATGCGGCTCTCCGCGCAAATCGCATGA
- the purL gene encoding phosphoribosylformylglycinamidine synthase subunit PurL produces the protein MTQSPITPEVVAEHGLSPEEYERVLQAMGREPNLTELGIFSVMWSEHCSYKSSRIHLKKLPTTGPQVICGPGENAGVVDIGDGQAAIFKMESHNHPSYIEPYQGAATGVGGILRDVFTMGARPIANMNALRFGRPDHPKMRHLIAGVVHGIGGYGNCVGVPTVGGEVNFHKAYDGNILVNAMTVGIADTDKIFYSAASGVGNPIVYVGSKTGRDGIHGATMASADFGEDSEEKRPTVQVGDPFTEKLLIEACLELMASDAIVAIQDMGAAGLTSSSVEMASKGGVGIELIMDDVPQREEGMTPYEMMLSESQERMLMVLKPGREDFAKAIFEKWELDFAVIGRVTDTGRMILKWKGETVADIPLAPLADEAPLYDRPSIPTPKPAPLTNVPDSNDIGADLLKLMGSPDLASRRWIWEQYDHMVGADTVQRPGGDAAVVRVHGTDKGLAITTDCTPRYCFADQVEGGKQAIAEAWRNLNAVGAKPLAVTNCLNFANPQRPEIMGQIVGCLEGMSEACRALDMPIVSGNVSLYNESKATGGGSAILPTPAIGAIGLLADWSKSATLAFKSEGEGIYLIGGTVAERAGHLGQSLWLRELHGREDGPPPPVNLDREKAAGEFVRQLILDGKATAVHDVSDGGLLVAVAEMALAGGIGAELGAITDAASAFGEDQGRYVVTGKDLHLAYTAGVSVTRIGTTGGNEVAGVPLEDLRAAHEGFFPRLMGTNAALA, from the coding sequence ATGACCCAATCGCCGATCACCCCGGAAGTCGTCGCCGAACACGGCCTCTCCCCAGAAGAATATGAGCGTGTCCTCCAAGCCATGGGGCGGGAGCCGAACCTCACCGAACTCGGCATCTTCTCGGTCATGTGGTCGGAGCATTGCTCCTACAAATCCTCCCGCATCCACCTGAAAAAGCTCCCCACGACAGGTCCGCAAGTCATTTGCGGTCCCGGCGAGAATGCGGGCGTGGTCGATATCGGCGATGGCCAGGCCGCCATTTTCAAGATGGAGAGCCACAACCACCCGAGCTACATCGAGCCTTATCAAGGCGCGGCGACCGGCGTCGGCGGCATCCTGCGCGACGTGTTCACCATGGGCGCCCGTCCCATCGCCAACATGAACGCGCTCCGCTTCGGGCGCCCCGATCACCCGAAGATGCGCCACCTGATCGCGGGCGTCGTCCACGGCATCGGCGGCTACGGCAATTGCGTCGGCGTCCCTACCGTCGGCGGCGAGGTCAATTTCCACAAGGCCTATGACGGCAACATCCTCGTCAACGCGATGACCGTTGGCATCGCCGACACCGACAAGATCTTCTACTCGGCCGCCTCGGGCGTCGGAAACCCCATCGTCTATGTCGGCTCGAAGACGGGCCGCGACGGCATTCACGGCGCGACCATGGCTTCGGCCGATTTCGGCGAGGATAGCGAGGAGAAGCGCCCCACCGTCCAGGTCGGCGACCCCTTCACCGAAAAGCTGCTGATCGAAGCCTGCCTCGAACTGATGGCGTCGGACGCCATCGTCGCCATCCAGGACATGGGCGCGGCGGGCCTCACCTCCTCCAGCGTCGAAATGGCCTCCAAGGGCGGCGTCGGCATCGAGCTGATCATGGACGACGTGCCGCAGCGCGAAGAGGGCATGACGCCCTATGAAATGATGCTGTCGGAAAGCCAGGAGCGCATGCTCATGGTGCTGAAGCCCGGCCGCGAGGATTTCGCCAAGGCGATCTTCGAAAAGTGGGAGCTGGACTTCGCCGTCATCGGCCGCGTCACCGACACCGGCCGCATGATCCTGAAGTGGAAGGGCGAAACGGTCGCCGATATCCCCCTCGCCCCACTTGCCGACGAAGCGCCGCTCTACGACCGACCCTCCATCCCCACGCCGAAGCCCGCGCCGCTCACCAATGTCCCGGACAGCAACGATATCGGCGCCGATCTCCTGAAGCTGATGGGTTCGCCCGATCTCGCCAGCCGCCGCTGGATTTGGGAACAATATGACCATATGGTCGGCGCCGACACCGTCCAGCGCCCCGGCGGCGACGCCGCGGTCGTCCGCGTCCACGGCACGGACAAAGGCCTCGCCATCACCACCGACTGCACACCGCGCTACTGCTTCGCCGATCAGGTCGAGGGCGGAAAACAGGCCATCGCCGAGGCTTGGCGCAACCTGAACGCGGTCGGCGCGAAGCCGCTCGCCGTCACCAACTGCCTCAATTTCGCCAATCCGCAGCGGCCCGAAATCATGGGCCAGATCGTCGGCTGCCTCGAGGGCATGAGCGAGGCATGCCGCGCGCTCGACATGCCGATCGTGTCCGGCAACGTCTCACTTTACAATGAATCGAAGGCGACCGGCGGCGGCTCCGCCATTCTGCCCACTCCCGCCATCGGCGCCATCGGCCTCCTCGCCGATTGGTCGAAAAGCGCCACTCTTGCCTTCAAGAGCGAAGGCGAAGGCATCTACCTGATCGGCGGCACGGTCGCGGAACGGGCCGGCCATCTTGGTCAATCGCTCTGGCTGCGCGAACTCCACGGTCGCGAGGATGGCCCGCCGCCGCCGGTCAATCTCGACCGCGAAAAGGCGGCTGGCGAATTCGTTCGCCAGTTGATCCTCGATGGCAAGGCGACCGCCGTGCACGACGTGTCAGATGGCGGCTTGCTCGTCGCCGTTGCGGAAATGGCGCTGGCGGGCGGCATCGGCGCCGAACTCGGCGCTATCACTGACGCCGCCTCCGCCTTTGGTGAGGATCAAGGCCGCTATGTCGTCACCGGCAAAGACCTCCATCTCGCCTACACGGCGGGCGTGTCCGTCACGCGCATCGGCACGACCGGCGGCAATGAGGTGGCGGGTGTACCCCTTGAGGATCTCCGCGCCGCCCACGAAGGCTTCTTCCCCAGATTGATGGGCACCAACGCCGCTCTCGCATGA
- the bfr gene encoding bacterioferritin, translating to MKGDERVIELLNEALKNELTAVNQYWLHYRLFDHWGIQRLAEFERHESIDEMKHADRLSERILFLDGLPNFQLLGRLRIGETVEEALKADLDLEKEALQQLREAIAHCESVRDYVSRDLFAEILANEEEHVDILEKQFDMIERMGLQNYIQLQSKPAED from the coding sequence ATGAAGGGCGACGAACGCGTCATCGAGCTTTTGAATGAAGCGCTCAAGAATGAGCTGACCGCCGTCAACCAATATTGGCTGCATTACCGCCTGTTCGACCATTGGGGCATCCAGCGCCTCGCCGAGTTCGAACGGCATGAATCGATCGACGAGATGAAGCATGCCGACCGCCTGTCGGAACGCATCCTGTTCCTCGACGGACTTCCCAATTTCCAGCTCCTCGGCCGCCTCCGCATCGGTGAGACGGTGGAGGAGGCGCTGAAGGCCGACCTCGACCTTGAAAAGGAGGCGCTTCAGCAGCTTCGCGAGGCCATCGCCCATTGCGAAAGCGTCCGCGATTATGTGAGCCGCGATCTCTTCGCCGAAATCCTCGCCAATGAGGAAGAGCATGTCGATATCCTCGAAAAGCAGTTCGACATGATCGAGCGGATGGGGCTCCAAAATTATATCCAGCTTCAGTCCAAACCGGCTGAGGACTGA
- the der gene encoding ribosome biogenesis GTPase Der, translated as MAKLPTVAIVGRPNVGKSTLFNRLVGKKLALVDDRPGVTRDRREGDAVLLGTEFRIIDTAGFEDEDPETLPGRMRAQTTAAVREADAALFIVDARAGITPLDEEIARWLRSEKTPVVLAANKAEGRAGEGGLLEAYALGLGEPIAISAEHGEGVADLYEQLAPFIEREEDPFAEEEEADEANRPLKLAIVGRPNAGKSTLINRILEQERLITGPEAGITRDSIAIDWEWKDAGGNIRPVRLIDTAGMRKKARVQDKLEKLSVADARRAVDFAEVVVLLLDATLGLEAQDLRIADNALQEGRALVIAINKWDVAENASSLFQGIRAALEEGLSQVRGVPLIAVSARTGKGIDQLLSAAFEVRDIWSRRVSTGELNRWFERAVENNPPPAPGGKRIKLRYITQVNTRPPSFVLFGTRVDELPESYKRYLVNGIRKELGFGAVPVRLHARAPKNPFGS; from the coding sequence ATGGCCAAATTGCCCACCGTCGCGATCGTCGGACGTCCGAATGTCGGAAAGTCCACCTTGTTCAACCGCCTGGTGGGCAAGAAGCTGGCGCTCGTCGACGACCGGCCCGGCGTGACGCGCGACCGGCGGGAGGGCGATGCCGTTCTGCTCGGCACTGAATTCCGGATCATCGATACGGCGGGCTTCGAGGATGAGGATCCCGAAACCCTGCCCGGCCGCATGCGCGCGCAGACCACGGCAGCGGTGCGGGAGGCGGATGCCGCGCTTTTCATCGTCGATGCGCGTGCCGGCATCACGCCTTTGGACGAGGAAATCGCCCGCTGGCTCCGCAGCGAAAAAACGCCGGTCGTGCTTGCCGCCAACAAGGCGGAAGGACGCGCGGGCGAGGGGGGATTGTTGGAGGCCTATGCCCTTGGCCTTGGCGAACCGATCGCGATCAGCGCGGAACATGGCGAGGGTGTCGCCGATCTTTACGAGCAGCTCGCCCCCTTCATCGAGCGCGAGGAGGATCCCTTCGCCGAGGAGGAAGAGGCCGACGAGGCGAACCGCCCGCTGAAGCTCGCCATCGTCGGCCGCCCCAATGCGGGCAAGTCGACCCTCATCAACCGCATCCTGGAACAGGAACGCCTCATCACCGGGCCGGAAGCGGGCATTACCCGCGATTCCATCGCCATCGATTGGGAATGGAAGGACGCGGGGGGCAATATCCGTCCGGTACGGCTGATCGACACGGCAGGCATGCGCAAGAAGGCACGGGTGCAGGACAAGCTGGAAAAACTGTCCGTCGCCGACGCGCGGCGCGCGGTGGATTTCGCGGAAGTCGTGGTTTTGCTGCTCGACGCGACACTGGGACTGGAGGCGCAGGATCTGCGGATCGCGGACAATGCGCTTCAGGAGGGCCGCGCGCTCGTCATCGCCATCAACAAATGGGACGTGGCGGAGAATGCGAGTTCGCTGTTCCAGGGCATCAGGGCCGCGTTGGAAGAAGGCTTGTCGCAGGTGCGCGGCGTGCCGCTGATCGCCGTATCGGCGCGTACCGGCAAGGGGATCGACCAATTGCTCTCCGCCGCCTTCGAGGTGCGCGACATCTGGTCGCGGCGCGTGTCGACGGGCGAGCTCAACCGCTGGTTCGAACGGGCGGTGGAGAATAATCCGCCACCCGCGCCGGGCGGCAAAAGGATCAAACTGCGCTACATCACCCAGGTGAATACGCGCCCGCCGAGCTTCGTGCTGTTCGGGACGCGGGTGGATGAGCTTCCGGAAAGCTACAAACGCTATCTCGTGAACGGCATCCGCAAGGAATTGGGCTTTGGCGCGGTGCCGGTGCGGCTCCACGCGCGGGCGCCGAAGAATCCGTTCGGGTCGTGA
- a CDS encoding DUF1059 domain-containing protein has translation MNRKYIDCREIPSDTHCSIAISANTEEELMEAAAQHAVQVHGHRDTPELRSRLHQAMHIGEPTMAAG, from the coding sequence ATGAACCGCAAATATATCGATTGCCGCGAGATACCGAGCGACACGCATTGCTCCATTGCCATTTCCGCCAACACCGAAGAGGAGTTGATGGAAGCCGCAGCGCAGCATGCCGTGCAAGTGCATGGCCATCGCGATACGCCGGAACTGCGCAGCCGGCTGCATCAGGCGATGCATATAGGAGAACCGACGATGGCGGCCGGTTAG
- a CDS encoding outer membrane protein assembly factor BamB family protein — MKRLVTILAAAGILGGCGIVGGKKDPVTPTVGQRIPVLSSETGIQVDPELAAVPVTIPGAVSNADWAQPGGSAAKSIGHLALPAAIGRAWAVEIAGSTSRTRLAAAPVVANGTIYVIDTNATVRALDAANGGERWRASVGDVTGRRSFWTGENTGNSGAVFGGGVSFDNGRVYATNGIGDVAAFDAATGKQIWKTRPGGPLRGAPTIAYDSAYVLSQDNQLYALNVADGSLRWQGAGSIELAGVFGVAAPAVAQGTVVAGFSSGELTAFRYENGQPVWGDALTRTSISTAVTNLSDVDADPVIDNGRVYAIGQGGRMVAIDLATGQRLWEINVAGISTPWVAGDWIYVVTDDAELLAVARDTGKVRWMTQLPRYRDEEDKKGPISWVGPVLAGDRLILASSEGQITNVNPADGAIQTTVNTKKPVSLPLVVANGALYVLHDDGTLAAWR, encoded by the coding sequence ATGAAGCGACTGGTAACAATCCTGGCCGCCGCCGGCATTCTGGGCGGCTGCGGCATCGTCGGCGGCAAGAAGGATCCGGTGACGCCGACTGTGGGACAACGCATTCCCGTCCTGTCGTCCGAAACTGGCATTCAGGTCGATCCGGAGCTCGCGGCCGTGCCGGTGACGATCCCGGGCGCGGTCAGCAATGCCGATTGGGCGCAGCCCGGCGGCAGCGCGGCCAAGTCGATCGGCCACCTCGCCTTGCCCGCCGCGATCGGCCGGGCTTGGGCGGTTGAAATCGCGGGCAGCACATCGCGGACCCGGCTCGCCGCGGCGCCGGTGGTTGCCAACGGGACCATCTATGTCATCGACACCAATGCGACGGTCCGCGCGCTCGACGCCGCCAACGGCGGCGAACGCTGGCGGGCGAGCGTCGGCGACGTGACCGGACGCCGTAGTTTTTGGACCGGCGAAAATACCGGCAATAGCGGCGCCGTGTTCGGCGGCGGCGTCAGCTTCGACAATGGCCGAGTCTATGCGACCAACGGCATTGGCGATGTCGCGGCGTTCGATGCCGCGACCGGCAAGCAGATCTGGAAGACGCGCCCCGGCGGGCCGCTGCGCGGCGCCCCGACCATCGCCTATGACAGCGCCTATGTGCTGAGCCAGGACAACCAGCTTTACGCGCTGAATGTCGCGGACGGTTCGCTCCGCTGGCAAGGCGCGGGATCGATCGAGCTTGCGGGCGTGTTCGGCGTTGCCGCTCCTGCCGTCGCGCAGGGCACCGTGGTCGCGGGTTTCTCCTCCGGCGAGCTTACGGCCTTCCGCTATGAAAACGGCCAGCCGGTGTGGGGCGATGCGCTGACCCGCACGTCCATTTCGACCGCCGTCACCAATTTGTCCGACGTCGATGCCGATCCGGTGATCGACAATGGCCGCGTCTACGCCATCGGCCAGGGCGGACGCATGGTTGCGATCGACCTCGCCACCGGCCAGCGGCTTTGGGAAATCAACGTCGCGGGCATCTCGACGCCGTGGGTGGCGGGCGACTGGATTTACGTCGTCACCGACGATGCCGAGCTTCTGGCCGTCGCGCGTGACACTGGCAAGGTCCGCTGGATGACGCAGCTTCCGCGTTACCGGGACGAAGAGGATAAGAAGGGCCCGATCAGCTGGGTCGGCCCCGTGCTTGCGGGGGATCGGCTGATCCTCGCCAGTTCCGAGGGGCAGATCACCAATGTCAATCCGGCGGACGGCGCCATCCAGACGACGGTGAACACCAAGAAGCCGGTGTCGCTGCCGCTGGTCGTCGCGAACGGCGCGCTCTACGTCCTTCACGACGACGGTACGCTCGCCGCCTGGCGGTAA
- a CDS encoding DUF418 domain-containing protein: protein MATTSEPQARIVTLDIVRGIAVMGILAMNIVAFAMPQAAYQNPKAYGGSEGLDLAVWWFNFVLVDGKMRGLFSLLFGASMLLVIEGAAAKGENPASVHYRRMGWLLIFGLLHFFFVWWGDILYQYALIGMIAFLFRNKPIKALIRWAIGFLLVQWLLMALISFQFFTVAEQAAAPGVSADVLAQWSQMKQGFMPSAAELAKDIAVYDGGYGSIVVHRAGQAGFMITGLIFVGMETLAYMLIGMAALKSGFLTGAWDNRRYLRWMIVAYAISIPLYMLIAAWLAGSGFSVTTVVAANLGATVPIRPVMIVGHAALIILLTRNGGALVERIAAAGRMAFTNYLGTSIIVSTLFYGYGGGLYGDLSRAESYLVVFAMWALMLLWSKLWLDRYRFGPFEWLWRSLARGKVQPMRREAAAI, encoded by the coding sequence ATGGCGACGACATCGGAACCGCAGGCTCGCATCGTCACGCTCGACATCGTTCGCGGCATTGCCGTGATGGGCATATTGGCGATGAACATCGTCGCCTTCGCCATGCCCCAAGCGGCCTACCAGAATCCTAAGGCCTATGGCGGGTCAGAGGGGCTGGACCTCGCCGTCTGGTGGTTCAACTTCGTGCTCGTCGACGGAAAGATGCGCGGTCTTTTCTCGCTTCTGTTCGGCGCCAGCATGCTGCTCGTCATAGAGGGCGCCGCCGCGAAGGGCGAAAATCCTGCATCCGTCCACTATCGCCGCATGGGCTGGCTCCTGATCTTTGGTCTCCTCCATTTCTTTTTCGTCTGGTGGGGAGACATCCTCTACCAATATGCCTTGATCGGCATGATCGCTTTCCTGTTCCGGAATAAGCCAATCAAAGCGCTGATCCGGTGGGCCATCGGCTTTCTGCTCGTTCAGTGGTTGCTCATGGCGCTGATTTCCTTCCAATTTTTCACAGTGGCTGAACAGGCTGCCGCGCCCGGCGTCAGTGCCGATGTCCTCGCCCAGTGGAGCCAGATGAAGCAGGGTTTCATGCCGTCCGCCGCGGAGCTCGCGAAGGATATTGCCGTCTATGATGGCGGCTATGGCAGCATCGTCGTTCATCGTGCCGGGCAGGCGGGCTTTATGATCACCGGCCTTATCTTCGTCGGCATGGAGACGCTGGCCTATATGCTGATCGGCATGGCGGCGCTGAAAAGCGGTTTCTTGACCGGCGCCTGGGACAATCGCCGCTATCTTCGCTGGATGATCGTCGCTTATGCGATCAGCATTCCGCTCTATATGTTGATCGCCGCCTGGCTTGCCGGTTCCGGCTTCTCCGTCACGACTGTCGTCGCCGCCAACCTGGGCGCGACGGTGCCGATCCGGCCGGTGATGATCGTCGGCCACGCCGCGCTCATCATCTTGCTCACCCGCAATGGCGGCGCTTTGGTCGAGCGGATCGCGGCGGCGGGCCGGATGGCGTTCACCAACTATCTGGGCACGAGCATCATCGTCTCGACGCTCTTCTACGGTTATGGCGGCGGCCTCTACGGGGATCTCAGCCGGGCGGAGAGCTATTTGGTCGTGTTCGCCATGTGGGCGCTGATGCTGCTTTGGTCGAAGCTTTGGCTCGACCGCTACCGGTTCGGCCCGTTCGAATGGCTGTGGCGCAGCCTCGCGCGCGGCAAAGTGCAGCCGATGCGGAGGGAGGCGGCGGCGATTTAA
- a CDS encoding (2Fe-2S)-binding protein, with translation MIVCVCNAIREREVREATRSGASCPSSAYACLGRRAKCGQCFPFAREVIASARAGA, from the coding sequence ATGATCGTCTGCGTTTGTAATGCGATTCGGGAACGGGAAGTACGCGAAGCCACGCGCAGCGGCGCCTCCTGCCCGTCCAGCGCCTATGCCTGCCTGGGCCGCCGCGCCAAATGCGGCCAGTGCTTCCCGTTCGCGCGCGAGGTGATCGCGTCCGCCCGGGCCGGCGCCTGA
- a CDS encoding sulfurtransferase TusA family protein, translating to MKGGPRLVDARGMLCPWPVMRLARAVREMGGAGTIRILADDPIAPREIAALCAERGWTCSTEEEGAFRVEILSV from the coding sequence GTGAAGGGCGGGCCGCGACTCGTCGATGCGCGGGGCATGCTGTGCCCGTGGCCGGTCATGCGGCTTGCCCGGGCGGTGCGGGAAATGGGCGGGGCGGGGACGATCCGGATCCTTGCCGACGATCCCATCGCGCCGCGGGAGATCGCCGCGCTTTGCGCCGAACGCGGCTGGACTTGCAGCACGGAAGAGGAAGGTGCATTTCGCGTCGAAATCCTGTCCGTGTAA
- a CDS encoding tetratricopeptide repeat protein: MAIKPADNEAFYREVDDELRRAQLTTFWQRYGKALIAGFALLLAAIGGYLYWQHRQEQEEAAHAEMLTQAFSDLQANKLKEAGPRLDQLAKEGSDGYRAAALLTKADIALSEGKDAEAAAQFKAVADNADFAAPYRELALLRQTAAEFDKLPPAQVIERLKGLAVAGNPWFGSAGEMVAIAHMKAGKPELAGPIFAAMAKDDQLPDTIRSRAVQMASSLGIDAVPDSDQSGGAATEKAKQ, translated from the coding sequence TTGGCGATCAAGCCCGCTGACAATGAAGCTTTCTACCGCGAGGTGGACGACGAGCTTCGCCGCGCCCAGCTGACCACATTCTGGCAGCGTTACGGCAAGGCCTTGATCGCGGGCTTTGCCCTGCTGCTCGCCGCGATCGGCGGCTATCTTTATTGGCAGCATCGGCAGGAGCAGGAAGAGGCTGCCCATGCCGAAATGCTGACCCAGGCTTTTTCCGATCTTCAGGCGAACAAGCTGAAGGAAGCGGGTCCGCGCCTCGATCAACTCGCCAAGGAGGGTTCGGACGGGTATCGCGCCGCCGCCTTGCTCACCAAGGCCGATATCGCGCTGAGCGAAGGCAAGGATGCAGAGGCCGCCGCTCAGTTCAAGGCCGTCGCCGACAATGCCGATTTCGCCGCGCCCTATCGCGAGCTCGCGCTCCTTCGCCAGACGGCGGCGGAATTCGATAAATTGCCCCCGGCTCAAGTGATCGAGCGGTTGAAGGGCCTCGCCGTCGCCGGCAATCCCTGGTTCGGCAGCGCGGGGGAAATGGTCGCGATCGCGCATATGAAGGCGGGCAAGCCGGAGCTTGCCGGCCCGATCTTCGCCGCCATGGCCAAGGACGATCAACTCCCCGACACGATCCGGTCGCGCGCCGTCCAGATGGCGTCGTCCCTCGGCATCGACGCGGTTCCGGACAGTGACCAAAGCGGCGGCGCCGCGACGGAGAAAGCGAAACAATGA